A single genomic interval of Pyrus communis chromosome 7, drPyrComm1.1, whole genome shotgun sequence harbors:
- the LOC137740955 gene encoding uncharacterized protein, whose translation MASTYCYSLSLPPIPNPPSLNKIQLLRTNLHTPNPFSCPISTIRSPVIRASNSSSSTSVQDEARKPSEEAMSIDNLRRFVKLNVGNWQGSFFQFDTVGNLLHKVNTKLAASSYGEDELISLIQTLYIKQAPSSTSFSELDDEVEWAEYKIKETNMFTVDKYQQIGFFPNEKAFSLRYQTAGMLETVLRQGVLGEDDTGEESPKNLKLPSRHPAIVCESCLHSLEKDMRVRAFHIMDPKGIIEMIVIFLEERGDGAVLPPALDNNMENTDRIVPFLGTWKGHSVTKRSGVYGSTTAEADTVATLEMDDKGQVIQGITSTSAAGDVTTNVPWTGIKSDNLITFNGGYQMTLLPGGMYMGCPCDVGNNVAESLSFHLEFCWLEGPAKRQRLVRTYDVEGQAVSTTYFYETRM comes from the exons ATGGCTTCCACTTACTGCTACTCCCTTTCACTCCCTCCCATTCCCAACCCACCGAGCCTCAACAAAATCCAACTCCTACGCACCAACCTTCACACCCCAAACCCCTTTTCTTGCCCCATTTCTACAATCCGGAGCCCCGTAATCCGAGCTTCCAACTCGTCGTCCTCCACCTCAGTTCAAGACGAAGCTCGAAAGCCCAGCGAGGAAGCCATGAGCATCGACAATCTTCGCCGCTTTGTTAAGCTCAACGTAGGCAATTGGCAAGGTTCCTTCTTT CAATTTGATACTGTTGGGAATCTGTTGCATAAAGTGAATACAAAGCTTGCAGCTAGCTCTTATGGGGAAGATGAACTCATCAGTCTCATTCAAAC ATTGTATATTAAGCAAGCTCCATCAAGCACTTCGTTTTCTGAATTAGATGATGAGGTGGAGTGGGcagaatacaaaattaaagaaaccaACATGTTTACCGTGGACAAGTATCAACAG ATTGGCTTCTTCCCCAATGAGAAAGCGTTTTCACTAAGGTACCAGACGGCTGGGATGTTAGAAACTGTGTTAAGACAAGGGGTTCTTGGGGAAGATGACACCGGTGAAGAATCACCAAA AAATCTAAAGCTTCCTTCCCGTCATCCTGCAATTGTATGCGAAAGTTGTCTGCATTCACTAGAGAAAGATATGCGAGTAAGAGCTTTCCACATCATGGACCCAAAAGGCATTATTGAAATGATTGTCATCTTCCTGGAGGAAAGAGGAGATGGGGCAGTTCTTCCTCCTGCCCTCGACAATAATATG GAAAACACAGACAGGATTGTGCCATTTCTTGGTACGTGGAAAGGTCACTCTGTAACAAAACGAAGCGGTGTTTATGGATCAACAACGGCTGAAGCTGATACGGTAGCGACACTTGAGATGGATGATAAGGGCCAAGTGATTCAG GGCATCACTTCCACCTCCGCTGCGGGTGATGTTACCACTAATGTGCCTTGGACAGGAATCAAGTCGGACAACTTGATTACTTTCAACGGAGGTTACCAGATGACTCTATTGCCCGGAGGCATGTACATGGGATGCCCATGTGATGTGGGAAACAATGTTGCAGAATCATTGTCGTTCCATTTGGAGTTCTGTTGGCTCGAGGGTCCTGCCAAGAGACAGAGACTGGTTCGTACATACGATGTTGAAGGTCAGGCCGTCTCCACAACTTACTTCTACGAGACAAGAATGTGA